In a single window of the Rhinolophus ferrumequinum isolate MPI-CBG mRhiFer1 chromosome 21, mRhiFer1_v1.p, whole genome shotgun sequence genome:
- the CHD3 gene encoding chromodomain-helicase-DNA-binding protein 3 isoform X5 gives MASPLRDEEEEEEEMVVSEEEEEEEEEGDEEEEEVEAAEEDYEEDDDEGVLGRRPGHDRGRDRHSPPGCHLFPPPPPPPPPLPPPPPPPPPPPDKDDIRLLPSALGVKKRKRGPKKQKENKPGKPRKRKKLDSEEEFGSERDEYREKSESGGSEYGTGPGRKRRRKHREKKEKKTKRRKKGEGDGGQKQVEQKSSATLLLTWGLEDVEHVYSEEDYHTLTNYKAFSQFMRPLIAKKNPKIPMSKMMTILGAKWREFSANNPFKGSAAAVAAAAAAAAAAVAEQVSAAVSPATPIAPPGPPTLPAPPAADIQPPPIRRAKTKEGKGPGHKRRSKSPRVPDGRKKLRGKKMAPLKIKLGLLGGKRKKGGSYVFQSDEGPEAEAEESDLDSGSVHSASGRPDGPIRTKKLKRGRPGRKKKKVLGCPAVAGEEEVDGYETDHQDYCEVCQQGGEIILCDTCPRAYHLVCLDPELDRAPEGKWSCPHCEKEGVQWEAKEEEEEYEEEGEEEGEKEEEDDHMEYCRVCKDGGELLCCDACISSYHIHCLNPPLPDIPNGEWLCPRCTCPVLKGRVQKILHWRWGEPPVAMPAPPQADGNPDAPPPRPLQGRSEREFFVKWVGLSYWHCSWAKELQLEIFHLVMYRNYQRKNDMDEPPPLDYGSGEDDGKSDKRKVKDPHYAEMEEKYYRFGIKPEWMTVHRIINHSVDKKGNYHYLVKWRDLPYDQSTWEEDEMNIPEYEDHKQSYWRHRELIMGEDPAQPRKYKKKKKELQGDGPPSSPTNDPTVKYETQPRFITATGGTLHMYQLEGLNWLRFSWAQGTDTILADEMGLGKTIQTIVFLYSLYKEGHTKGPFLVSAPLSTIINWEREFQMWAPKFYVVTYTGDKDSRAIIRENEFSFEDNAIKGGKKAFKMKREAQVKFHVLLTSYELITIDQAALGSIRWACLVVDEAHRLKNNQSKFFRVLNGYKIDHKLLLTGTPLQNNLEELFHLLNFLTPERFNNLEGFLEEFADISKEDQIKKLHDLLGPHMLRRLKADVFKNMPAKTELIVRVELSPMQKKYYKYILTRNFEALNSRGGGNQVSLLNIMMDLKKCCNHPYLFPVAAMESPKLPSGAYEGGALIKASGKLMLLQKMLRKLKEQGHRVLIFSQMTKMLDLLEDFLDYEGYKYERIDGGITGALRQEAIDRFNAPGAQQFCFLLSTRAGGLGINLATADTVIIFDSDWNPHNDIQAFSRAHRIGQANKVMIYRFVTRASVEERITQVAKRKMMLTHLVVRPGLGSKAGSMSKQELDDILKFGTEELFKDENEGENKEEDSSVIHYDNEAIARLLDRNQDATEDTDVQNMNEYLSSFKVAQYVVREEDKIEEIEREIIKQEENVDPDYWEKLLRHHYEQQQEDLARNLGKGKRVRKQVNYNDAAQEDQDNQSEYSVGSEEEDEDFDERPEGRRQSKRQLRNEKDKPLPPLLARVGGNIEVLGFNTRQRKAFLNAVMRWGMPPQDAFTTQWLVRDLRGKTEKEFKAYVSLFMRHLCEPGADGSETFADGVPREGLSRQQVLTRIGVMSLVKKKVQEFEHINGRWSMPELMPDPSADSKRSSRASSPTKTSPTTPEASATNSPCTSKPATPAPSEKGDGMRTPLEKEEAENQEKPEKNSKTGEKIETEADTPSPALSFGERLEPRKIPLEDEVPGVPGEMEPEPGYRGDREKSATESTPGERGEEKPLDGQEHRERPEGETGDLGKRAEDVKGDRELRPGPPRDEPRSNGRREEKAEKPRFMFNIADGGFTELHTLWQNEERAAISSGKLNEIWHRRHDYWLLAGIVLHGYARWQDIQNDAQFAIINEPFKTEANKGNFLEMKNKFLARRFKLLEQALVIEEQLRRAAYLNLSQEPAHPAMALHARFAEAECLAESHQHLSKESLAGNKPANAVLHKVLNQLEELLSDMKADVTRLPATLSRIPPIAARLQMSERSILSRLASKGTEPHPTPAFPPGPYATPPGYGAAFSAAPVGALAAAGANYSQMPAGSFITAATNGPPVLVKKEKEMVGALVSDGLDRKEPRAGEVICIDD, from the exons ATGGCTTCCCCTCTGagggacgaggaggaggaggaggaggagatggtggtgtcggaggaggaagaagaggaggaagaagagggcgacgaggaggaggaggaggtggaggcggCCGAAGAGGACTATGAGGAGGACGACGACGAGGGAGTACTCGGGCGCCGGCCGGGCCACGACCGGGGCCGCGACCGCCACAGCCCCCCCGGCTGCCACCTcttcccgccgccgccgccgccgccgccgcctctgcccccgccgccgccgccgccgccccctccGCCAG ATAAGGACGACATTCGGCTGCTGCCTTCAGCATTGGGTGTGAAGAAGAGAAAACGAGGACCCAAGAAGCAGAAGGAGAACAAGCCAGGAAAACCCCGAAAACGCAAGAAGCTT gaCAGTGAGGAGGAATTTGGCTCTGAGCGAGATGAGTACCGGGAGAAGTCAGAGAGTGGAGGCAGTGAATATGGAACCGGACCAGGTCGGAAAAGGAGACGGAAGCACcgagaaaaaaaggagaagaagacaAAGCGGcggaaaaagggggagggagatggaggaCAAAAG CAGGTAGAACAGAAGTCATCGGCAACTCTGCTTCTGACCTGGGGCCTCGAGGACGTGGAGCATGTGTACTCTGAGGAGGATTACCACACACTCACCAACTACAAAGCCTTTAGCCAGTTCATGAG GCCCCTAATTGCTAAGAAGAATCCTAAGATCCCAATGTCTAAAATGATGACCATCCTTGGGGCCAAGTGGAGAGAGTTCAGCGCCAATAACCCCTTCAAGGGGTCGGCAGCTGCTGTCGCAGCAGCGGCCGCAGCAGCGGCTGCAGCTGTAGCTGAGCAGGTGTCAGCTGCTGTCTCACCGGCCACCCCCATAGCACCGCCCGGACCCCCCACCCTTCCAGCGCCCCCTGCTGCTGATATCCAGCCCCCACCCATCCGAAGAGCCAAAACCAAAGAGGGCAAAG GTCCAGGCCATAAGAGGCGGAGTAAGAGCCCCCGAGTACCTGATGGACGCAAGAAGCTTCGGGGAAAGAAGATGGCACCACTCAAAATCAAACTAGGGCTGCTGGGTggcaagaggaagaagggaggctCG TATGTTTTTCAGAGTGATGAGGGACCTGAAGCAGAGGCCGAGGAGTCAGATCTGGACAGTGGTAGTGTCCACAGTGCCTCAGGCCGGCCTGATGGCCCTATCCGAACCAAGAAACTAAAGAGAGGCCGgccaggaaggaaaaagaagaaag TCCTGGGCTGTCCTGCAGTGGCCGGGGAGGAGGAGGTTGATGGCTACGAGACGGATCACCAGGATTACTGTGAGGTGTGCCAGCAGGGTGGGGAAATTATTCTGTGCGACACCTGCCCTCGTGCCTACCACCTCGTCTGCCTTGATCCTGAGCTTGACCGGGCTCCAGAGGGCAAATGGAGTTGCCCCCACTGT GAGAAGGAGGGGGTACAATGGGAGgctaaggaggaggaggaagaatacgaagaggaaggagaggaagaaggggagaaggaggaagaagacgaTCACATGGAATACTGCCGCGTGTGCAAGGATGGCGGGGAGCTCTTGTGCTGTGATGCTTGCATCTCCTCCTACCACATTCATTGTCTGAACCCGCCCCTGCCCGACATCCCCAACGGTGAATGGCTGTGTCCCCGATGCACA TGTCCTGTGCTGAAAGGCCGTGTGCAGAAGATCCTGCATTGGCGATGGGGGGAGCCCCCAGTGGCAATGCCAGCCCCCCCACAGGCAGATGGGAATCCGGATGCCCCACCTCCTCGTCCTCTTCAAGGCAGATCAGAGAGAGAATTCTTTGTCAAGTGGGTAGGACTGTCGTACTGGCACTGCTCCTGGGCCAAGGAGCTTCAG CTGGAAATCTTCCACTTGGTAATGTACCGAAACTACCAACGGAAGAATGACATGGATGAGCCCCCACCCCTGGACTATGGCTCTGGTGAGGACGATGGGAAGAGTGACAAGCGCAAGGTGAAAGATCCGCACTATGCCGAGATGGAGGAGAAGTACTATCGTTTTGGCATCAAGCCAGAGTGGATGACCGTCCACCGTATTATCAACCACAG TGTGGATAAAAAGGGGAATTACCACTATCTAGTAAAATGGAGGGACTTGCCATATGACCAGTCCACCTGGGAGGAAGATGAAATGAACATCCCTGAATATGAAGACCACAAGCAAAGCTACTGGAGACACCG GGAACTCATTATGGGGGAGGACCCCGCCCAGCCCCGCAAgtataagaagaagaagaaggagctACAGGGTGATGGGCCTCCCAGTTCTCCTACTAATGAT CCTACAGTGAAATATGAGACTCAGCCACGGTTTATCACAGCCACTGGAGGCACACTGCACATGTATCAGCTGGAAGGGTTGAATTGGCTACGCTTCTCATGGGCCCAGGGCACTGACACCATTCTGGCTGATGAGATGGGTCTGGGCAAGACCATACAGACCATCGTCTTCCTCTACTCACTCTATAAGGAG GGCCACACAAAAGGTCCTTTCCTGGTGAGTGCCCCACTCTCTACCATCATTAACTGGGAGCGAGAGTTCCAGATGTGGGCACCCAAGTTCTACGTGGTGACATACACGGGTGACAAGGACAGCCGGGCCATCATTCGTGAGAATGAGTTTTCCTTTGAAGACAACGCCATCAAAGGTGGCAAGAAAGCTTTTAAGATGAAG AGGGAGGCACAGGTGAAGTTCCACGTTCTCCTGACATCGTATGAGCTGATCACCATTGATCAGGCAGCACTTGGCTCCATCCGTTGGGCCTGCCTCGTGGTAGATGAGGCCCATCGGCTCAAAAACAACCAGTCCAAG tttttcagGGTCCTCAATGGCTACAAGATAGATCATAAGTTGCTGCTGACAGGGACTCCATTGCAAAATAATCTGGAGGAGCTCTTCCATCTGTTGAACTTCCTCACCCCAGAGAGATTTAA CAAcctggagggcttcctggaggagtttGCTGACATATCCAAAGAAGACCAGATTAAAAAACTGCATGATTTGCTGGGGCCACATATGCTACGTAGGCTCAAGGCTGATGTCTTTAAGAACATGCCAGCCAAGACAGAGCTCATCGTTCGAGTGGAGCTAAGCCCCATGCAAAA AAAATACTACAAGTATATCCTGACTCGAAATTTTGAGGCCCTGAATTCCCGAGGCGGTGGGAACCAAGTGTCGCTGCTTAACATCATGATGGATCTTAAGAAGTGCTGCAACCATCCATACCTCTTTCCTGTGGCTGCTATG GAGTCCCCAAAACTCCCCAGTGGGGCCTATGAGGGTGGGGCACTTATTAAGGCATCCGGGAAGCTCATGCTGCTGCAGAAGATGCTACGGAAGCTGAAGGAGCAAGGACACAGAGTGCTCATCTTCTCACAG ATGACCAAGATGTTAGACTTGCTAGAGGATTTCCTAGACTATGAAGGCTACAAGTACGAGCGCATTGATGGTGGCATCACTGGTGCCCTGAGGCAGGAGGCCATCGATCGATTTAATG CTCCTGGagcccagcaattctgcttcCTCCTGTCCACCCGAGCTGGGGGCTTGGGCATCAATCTGGCCACTGCTGACACTGTCATCATCTTCGATTCTGACTGGAACCCCCATAATGACATCCAG GCTTTTAGCCGTGCTCATCGGATCGGCCAGGCCAACAAAGTGATGATTTACCGGTTTGTGACTCGCGCATCAGTGGAAGAGCGAATCACACAAGTGGCCAAGAGAAAGATGATGCTGACACATCTGGTGGTACGGCCCGGGCTGGGCTCCAAAGCGGGCTCCATGTCTAAGCAGGAGCTGGATGACATCCTCAAATTTGGCACTGAGGAACTATTTAAGGATGAAAACGAGG GGGAGAATAAGGAGGAGGACAGCAGTGTGATTCATTATGACAATGAGGCCATCGCTCGGCTGTTGGACCGGAACCAGGATGCAACTGAGGACACTGACGTGCAGAACATGAACGAATATCTCAGTTCTTTCAAGGTGGCCCAGTATGTGGTGCGGGAGGAAGACAAG ATTGAGGAGATCGAACGAGAGATCATCAAGCAGGAGGAGAACGTGGATCCTGACTACTGGGAGAAGCTGCTGAGGCATCACTATGAGCAACAGCAGGAAGACCTAGCCCGGAATCTCGGCAAGGGCAAGCGGGTTCGAAAGCAAGTCAACTACAATGACGCTGCTCAGGAGGACCAAG ATAACCAGTCAGAGTACTCAGTGGGATCAGAAGAGGAGGATGAAGACTTTGATGAACGTCCTGAAG GGCGTCGACAGTCAAAGAGGCAGCTCCGGAATGAAAAGGATAAGCCACTGCCTCCACTGCTGGCTCGAGTTGGGGGCAACATTGAG GTGTTGGGATTCAATACCCGTCAGCGGAAGGCTTTCCTCAATGCTGTCATGCGCTGGGGGATGCCACCGCAGGATGCTTTCACCACTCAGTGGCTGGTGCGGGACCTAAGAGGCAAGACGGAGAAGGAGTTCAA GGCCTATGTGTCTTTGTTCATGCGCCATCTTTGTGAGCCCGGGGCAGATGGCTCTGAAACGTTTGCTGACGGGGTCCCTCGGGAGGGCCTGAGTCGCCAGCAAGTGTTGACGCGCATTGGAGTCATGTCTCTCGTCAAGAAGAAG GTGCAGGAGTTTGAGCACATCAATGGGCGCTGGTCGATGCCTGAGCTGATGCCCGATCCCAGTGCTGACTCAAAGCGCTCCTCCAGAGCTTCCTCTCCTACTAAAACATCTCCCACAACCCCTGAGGCTTCCGCTACAAACAGTCCTTGCACCTCTAAACCTG CTACTCCAGCTCCAAGTGAGAAAGGAGATGGCATGAGGACACCACTTGAGAAGGAAGAAGCTGAAAACCAGGAGAAGCCAGAGAAGAATAGCAAAACTGGGGAGAAGATAGAGACAGAG GCTGatacccccagcccagccctatCGTTCGGAGAGCGACTAGAGCCAAGGAAGATTCCTCTAGAGGATGAGGTGCCAGGGGTACCTGGAGAGATGGAGCCTGAACCTGGGTACCGGGGGGACAGAGAGAAGTCAG CCACAGAGTCGACgccaggagagagaggggaggagaagccGTTGGATGGACAGGAACACAGGGAGAGGCCGGAGGGGGAAACGGGGGATTTGGGCAAGAGAG CAGAAGATGTAAAAGGGGACCGAGAGCTTCGACCTGGTCCTCCTCGAGACGAGCCACGGTCCAATGGGCGACGtgaggagaaggcagagaagcCGCGGTTCATGTTCAATATTGCAGACGGTGGCTTCACAG AGCTTCACACACTGTGGCAGAATGAGGAACGGGCAGCTATTTCCTCGGGGAAACTCAATGAGATCTGGCACCGAAGACATGACTATTGGCTTCTGGCTGGGATTGTCCT CCATGGCTACGCACGATGGCAGGACATCCAGAATGATGCTCAGTTTGCCATTATCAATGAGCCATTTAAAACTGAAGCCAATAAGGGGAACTTTCTGGAGATGAAAAATAAGTTTCTGGCCCGGAGATTCAAG CTCCTGGAGCAGGCGCTGGTGATTGAGGAGCAGCTTCGGCGGGCGGCCTACCTGAACCTCTCGCAGGAGCCGGCGCACCCCGCCATGGCCCTCCACGCCCGCTTTGCCGAGGCCGAGTGCCTGGCTGAGAGCCACCAGCACCTCTCCAAGGAGTCGCTGGCAGGGAACAAGCCAGCCAACGCCGTACTGCACAAGG TTCTGAACCAGCTGGAGGAGTTGCTGAGCGACATGAAGGCAGACGTGACCCGCCTGCCAGCCACGCTGTCCCGAATACCCCCCATCGCAGCCCGCCTTCAGATGTCCGAGCGCAGCATCCTCAGCCGGCTGGCCAGCAAGGGCACAGAACCTCACCCCACACCG GCCTTCCCCCCGGGTCCCTACGCTACACCTCCGGGGTACGGGGCAGCCTTCAGCGCCGCTCCCGTAGGGGCCCTGGCCGCCGCAGGCGCCAATTACAGCCAGATGCCTGCAGGGTCCTTCATCACAG CCGCCACCAACGGCCCTCCAGTGCTggtgaagaaggagaaggaaatggtGGGGGCGTTGGTGTCAGACGGGCTGGATCGGAAGGAGCCCCGAGCCGGGGAGGTGATCTGTATAGACGACTGA